In the Brassica napus cultivar Da-Ae chromosome A7, Da-Ae, whole genome shotgun sequence genome, one interval contains:
- the LOC106352827 gene encoding DNA-binding protein S1FA1 → MDGEGFAGKAAAEAKGLNPGLIVLLVVGGPLVVFLVANYVMYVYAQKNLPPRKKKPVSKKKLKREKLKQGVPVPGE, encoded by the exons ATGGATGGAGAAGGTTTCGCCGGAAAG GCGGCTGCTGAAGCCAAAGGATTGAACCCGGGACTAATCGTGCTGCTTGTTGTCGGAGGTCCGCTTGTTGTGTTCCTTGTCGCCAACTACGTGATGTACGTGTATGCTCAGAAGAACCTACCCCCAAGGAAGAAGAAGCCCGTTTCTAAGAAGAAGCTCAAGCGGGAGAAGCTGAAGCAAGGAGTCCCTGTGCCTGGAGAATAA
- the LOC106352828 gene encoding probable E3 ubiquitin-protein ligase LUL2: protein MGNVTGGIRRDPPPYTNPNHPPPLQYHQYYQGYYPYHNPQGATRAPYPQVAYVEHQEAVTIKNDVNLNKDTLRFEPDESNPGKFLLSFTFDANVPGSITVMFFAKEGKDCDLIATKADLFPSTTVSFPKGLGQKFKQPCGTGIELSALSEAELVEANESDVYHVAVKAEGKTPNRQITHAVLEKEKGEYKAKVVKQVLWVNGSKYVLKEIYGIGNTADGSGGEDETESGKECVICLTEPRDTTVLPCRHMCMCSGCAKLLRFQTNLCPICRQPVNRLLEITVNTNVSNN from the exons ATGGGCAATGTAACCGGTGGAATTCGCCGAGATCCGCCGCCGTACACAAACCCTAATCATCCTCCTCCGTTGCAGTATCACCAGTACTACCAGGGCTACTATCCATACCACAATCCTCAGGGTGCTACTAGGGCTCCCTACCCTCAGGTTGCTTACGTGGAGCACCAGGAAGCCGTGACTATAAAGAACGACGTCAATTTGAACAAGGACACCTTGAGATTCGAGCCCGATGAATCAAACCCCGGCAAGTTCTTGCTCTCCTTCACCTTCGACGCCAACGTTCCCGGAAG CATCACTGTGATGTTCTTTGCTAAAGAAGGCAAAGACTGTGACTTGATTGCTACTAAGGCGGATCTGTTTCCATCTACAACTGTTAGTTTCCCAAAGGGTTTAGGACAGAAGTTCAAGCAGCCTTGTGGAACAGGGATTGAGCTGTCTGCTTTATCAGAGGCTGAGTTGGTTGAGGCTAACGAGTCTGATGTGTATCATGTGGCGGTGAAGGCTGAGGGGAAAACACCGAATCGTCAGATAACTCATGCGGTTTTGGAGAAGGAGAAAGGCGAGTACAAGGCTAAAGTGGTGAAGCAGGTCTTGTGGGTGAATGGGAGTAAGTATGTTCTCAAGGAGATTTACGGGATTGGTAATACAGCTGATGGTAGTGGTGGAGAAGATGAAACGGAGAGTGGTAAGGAATGTGTGATTTGCTTGACTGAGCCGCGAGACACCACTGTTCTCCCTTGCAGGCACATG TGTATGTGTAGCGGTTGTGCAAAGCTTTTGAGGTTTCAGACGAACCTTTGTCCAATCTGTAGACAACCAGTGAATAGGCTTTTGGAGATAACTGTCAACACCAATGTCTCCAACAACTGA
- the LOC106352830 gene encoding 60S ribosomal protein L12-2-like → MPPKLDPSQIVDVYVRVTGGEVGAASSLAPKIGPLGLAPKKIGEDIAKETAKEWKGLRVTVKLTVQNRQAKVTVVPSAAALVIKALKEPERDRKKVKNIKHNGNISFDDVIEIARIMRPRSIAKELSGTVREILGTCVSVGCTVDGKDPKDLQQEIQEGEIDIPEN, encoded by the coding sequence ATGCCTCCTAAGTTGGACCCGAGCCAGATCGTCGACGTCTACGTCCGTGTAACCGGAGGAGAAGTCGGAGCCGCCAGCTCCCTCGCTCCCAAGATCGGTCCCCTCGGTCTCGCCCCCAAGAAGATCGGAGAAGACATCGCCAAAGAGACCGCCAAGGAGTGGAAAGGGCTCCGCGTCACCGTCAAGCTAACGGTTCAGAATCGTCAGGCTAAGGTCACGGTGGTTCCATCTGCCGCGGCGCTTGTCATCAAGGCCTTGAAGGAGCCGGAGAGGGACCGTAAGAAGGTGAAGAACATCAAGCACAATGGTAACATTTCGTTTGATGATGTGATTGAGATCGCTAGGATCATGAGGCCTAGATCTATTGCTAAGGAGCTGAGTGGGACTGTTAGGGAGATTCTTGGGACTTGTGTCTCTGTTGGGTGCACTGTTGATGGGAAGGACCCTAAGGATCTTCAGCAGGAGATTCAAGAGGGTGAGATTGATATTCCTGAGAACTAA